A DNA window from Bradyrhizobium barranii subsp. barranii contains the following coding sequences:
- a CDS encoding HNH endonuclease signature motif containing protein gives MDDPVYGKLWITTQGYAALAQISHPTAGSNGHTYLHRKVLYDAIGPGDQPCNWCGTIVEWFAKGERKLVVDHLDNDKLNNERSNLVASCHRCNATRGLFMSWVLKHRDDPFLLTLLKANVNRK, from the coding sequence ATGGATGATCCTGTCTACGGCAAGTTGTGGATTACTACACAGGGGTATGCGGCCCTTGCTCAAATCTCACATCCTACAGCCGGCTCAAATGGCCATACCTACCTGCATCGCAAGGTTCTCTATGATGCGATTGGTCCGGGAGATCAGCCCTGTAATTGGTGCGGGACCATCGTTGAATGGTTCGCGAAAGGTGAACGTAAGCTAGTCGTCGACCATCTCGATAACGACAAGCTCAACAACGAGCGATCCAACCTCGTGGCTTCATGCCATAGGTGCAACGCCACGCGCGGCCTGTTTATGAGCTGGGTTCTGAAGCATCGGGATGATCCTTTCTTGCTGACCCTGCTTAAGGCCAACGTAAACAGGAAATGA
- a CDS encoding prefoldin domain-containing protein produces the protein MPLLRWRAEHGEAPIVTLACARTVELSPADGSVGSNTVYIKGEGTIESFGNAPPGDIDPQGRKWGLAITKTVFFDAGIILKRSDRIATLSERDRVMLTPSVGIYRCNGGSNWGEVFFAASGAAEVSRRLDAIDERLAEIERQLKK, from the coding sequence ATGCCGCTTCTGCGATGGCGTGCGGAGCACGGTGAGGCTCCAATTGTCACGCTGGCTTGCGCGCGGACCGTCGAACTCTCGCCAGCCGACGGCAGCGTCGGGTCGAACACCGTCTACATCAAAGGCGAAGGCACCATCGAGTCCTTCGGCAATGCCCCTCCTGGCGACATCGACCCGCAGGGAAGAAAGTGGGGCCTCGCCATCACCAAGACGGTGTTCTTCGACGCCGGGATCATCCTGAAACGGTCGGACCGCATCGCGACCTTAAGCGAGCGAGATCGCGTGATGCTGACGCCTTCGGTCGGCATCTATCGCTGCAACGGCGGCAGCAACTGGGGCGAGGTCTTTTTCGCCGCCTCCGGTGCTGCGGAAGTCTCGCGTCGCCTCGACGCAATCGATGAGCGGCTCGCCGAGATCGAACGGCAGCTCAAGAAATAA
- a CDS encoding phage major capsid protein, whose protein sequence is MKHESQSAFRREPREPVVGGNLFTRSLTARTLASLRRSKAADVAAELWPNDRSLEHLLTRAASNPAMTSVAGWAAELARRYVSDVIEALGPASAAAQILRRCLVLTFDGYGSISAPGFVAEYGNGGFVAEGQPIPVRQLAATPAVMNPDKLAAIAVLTREMMESSNAEACISDALVKAAGRMMDEVLFDANPADNTRPAGLRHGVAALPASVSGDGYEASFEDVAALINSLAPVGGNGPYILVGAPGRAVMLGARFIERSDVDLSIFGSSAVINDLLAIAPAALVAAISAEPEIETVNAATLVMDTVPGAAGTMGPERGLFQTDSVAIKVRWPVSWALRDPRGFAWMTPTWK, encoded by the coding sequence ATGAAGCACGAGAGCCAGAGCGCGTTTCGCCGCGAACCGCGCGAGCCGGTCGTGGGCGGCAATCTGTTCACGCGCTCGCTCACGGCGAGGACGCTTGCGAGCCTGCGGCGCAGCAAGGCCGCCGATGTTGCAGCCGAGCTGTGGCCGAACGACCGCTCCCTGGAGCATTTGCTGACGCGCGCTGCATCCAACCCGGCGATGACGAGCGTCGCGGGCTGGGCCGCCGAACTGGCGCGGCGTTACGTCAGCGACGTGATCGAGGCGCTGGGGCCTGCTTCGGCTGCGGCGCAAATTCTCCGAAGGTGCCTGGTTCTCACCTTCGACGGCTACGGCAGCATCAGCGCGCCGGGATTTGTCGCCGAATACGGCAACGGCGGCTTTGTCGCGGAGGGCCAGCCGATCCCTGTGCGTCAGCTCGCGGCGACCCCCGCCGTGATGAACCCGGACAAGCTCGCCGCCATTGCCGTGCTTACCCGCGAGATGATGGAGTCATCGAACGCCGAAGCCTGCATTTCCGACGCGCTCGTGAAAGCGGCGGGCCGCATGATGGACGAGGTGCTGTTCGACGCCAATCCCGCCGACAATACGCGGCCAGCCGGTTTGCGCCATGGCGTCGCCGCGCTTCCCGCCAGTGTCTCCGGCGACGGGTACGAAGCCTCATTTGAAGACGTTGCAGCGCTCATCAATTCGCTGGCCCCGGTCGGCGGCAACGGTCCGTACATCCTCGTCGGGGCTCCCGGTCGCGCCGTGATGTTGGGCGCGCGTTTCATCGAGCGAAGCGACGTGGATCTTTCCATTTTCGGTTCGAGCGCGGTGATCAACGACCTGCTGGCGATTGCGCCTGCGGCGCTCGTTGCCGCGATCAGCGCAGAACCCGAGATCGAGACCGTCAACGCGGCAACATTGGTGATGGATACCGTGCCTGGAGCTGCTGGCACGATGGGGCCCGAGCGCGGGCTGTTCCAGACCGACAGCGTCGCCATCAAGGTGCGATGGCCGGTGTCGTGGGCTTTGCGCGATCCGCGCGGCTTCGCGTGGATGACGCCCACGTGGAAGTGA
- a CDS encoding phage major capsid protein, producing the protein MRAKQDDDLQPDDDESYDDFMDRCMDELGDEDACQLIWDNDGDEDRAATGIKHKTHAGQFTGLEFVLSDETPDRMDDVILSDGWDLKNFKRNPIALFNHKSDFPIGKWSDLRVENRQLRGQLELAPFGTSERIDEIRKLIDAGILRAVSVGFKPLETKQREGSDWGVTFVRSELVETSLVSVPANPNALAVAKSLNISPQTMDLLFAKHGSMDARTRRRGITGEQANTSRNRKGSAMSGLAQRITDLEAQIVAKRDLLEAHLAEMDDSNVSDADLETTGKFNFEIAQLEKTRSALVDSEKLLAKSSADGNGAGRSRALSTTVITGADRERVAAPAISVNRKKDLDLLDYVVRAATVTYIARASGKSIDETRQRIYGEDDGTKAFCEIVTRAASAPAMTTVTGWAQELAQTTYADLMPLLMPKAILTRLAPKGLTLSFGTSGRIVIPTRSRTPTLAGSFVGEGMPIPVRQGAFTSQTLTPKKMAVISTWTREMGDHSVPAIEGLIRQAIQDDTTVAIDSVLIDANPATTIRPPGLLNGVAATAATAGGGIAALVGDITALINTISVQTMGNTRNLVWLANQTDMLRASMLTAANTGIFPFRDEIRAGMLNNIPIIDSATVPARALILVDAADFVVVGGEAPRMEMSDQATLHMEDTAPAELVDGAGAAAAPQRSLFQTDSLALRMIMPLNWVQRRAGTVAWTQNVTW; encoded by the coding sequence ATGCGCGCTAAGCAGGACGATGACCTTCAGCCTGACGATGACGAGTCCTACGACGATTTCATGGATCGTTGCATGGACGAACTCGGCGACGAGGACGCCTGTCAGCTGATCTGGGACAACGACGGCGACGAGGACCGCGCCGCGACCGGCATCAAGCACAAGACGCATGCGGGCCAGTTTACCGGCCTCGAGTTCGTGCTGTCGGACGAGACGCCCGACCGCATGGACGATGTCATTCTCAGCGACGGCTGGGACTTGAAGAACTTCAAGCGCAACCCGATTGCGCTGTTCAATCACAAGAGCGACTTCCCGATTGGCAAGTGGAGCGACCTGCGCGTCGAGAACAGGCAGCTCCGTGGCCAGCTGGAGTTGGCTCCGTTCGGCACGTCCGAGCGCATCGATGAAATCAGGAAGCTGATCGACGCGGGCATCCTGCGCGCCGTCAGCGTCGGCTTCAAACCGCTCGAAACCAAGCAGCGCGAAGGCAGCGATTGGGGCGTGACCTTCGTTCGCAGCGAGCTGGTCGAGACTTCGCTGGTCTCAGTGCCAGCCAATCCAAACGCCTTGGCGGTCGCCAAGTCGCTGAACATCTCCCCGCAGACGATGGACCTCCTGTTCGCCAAGCACGGCAGCATGGACGCGAGGACCAGGCGTCGCGGGATCACTGGCGAGCAAGCCAATACATCTCGCAATCGAAAGGGCAGCGCCATGTCTGGCCTGGCTCAACGTATTACCGACTTGGAGGCGCAGATCGTCGCCAAGCGGGACCTCCTCGAAGCCCATCTCGCCGAGATGGACGACAGCAACGTCAGCGACGCCGATCTGGAAACGACCGGCAAGTTCAACTTCGAAATCGCCCAGCTCGAAAAGACCCGGTCCGCCCTGGTCGACTCCGAGAAGCTGCTGGCGAAGTCCTCGGCCGATGGCAACGGCGCAGGCCGCAGCCGCGCGCTTTCGACGACCGTCATCACGGGCGCGGATCGCGAGCGCGTCGCCGCTCCCGCGATCAGCGTCAATCGCAAGAAGGACCTCGACCTGCTCGACTACGTCGTTCGCGCAGCGACCGTGACCTACATCGCCAGGGCGTCCGGCAAGTCGATCGATGAGACGCGGCAGCGGATTTATGGCGAAGACGACGGCACCAAGGCGTTCTGCGAGATCGTCACGCGCGCAGCCTCTGCTCCTGCCATGACCACGGTCACCGGCTGGGCGCAGGAACTGGCGCAGACGACCTATGCCGATCTGATGCCGCTCCTGATGCCGAAGGCGATCCTGACCCGGCTTGCGCCGAAAGGCCTGACGCTGAGCTTCGGGACCTCCGGGCGCATCGTCATCCCGACGCGCTCGCGCACGCCTACCCTTGCTGGCTCGTTCGTCGGCGAAGGCATGCCCATCCCCGTTCGGCAGGGAGCGTTCACCTCGCAGACGCTCACTCCGAAGAAGATGGCTGTCATCAGCACCTGGACGCGGGAAATGGGCGACCATTCCGTCCCCGCGATTGAGGGGCTGATCCGGCAGGCCATCCAGGATGACACCACCGTGGCCATCGACAGCGTGTTGATCGATGCCAACCCGGCGACCACGATCCGGCCGCCTGGTCTGCTCAACGGCGTGGCGGCGACCGCTGCGACCGCTGGCGGCGGCATCGCGGCGCTGGTCGGCGACATCACTGCGCTGATCAACACCATCTCGGTGCAGACCATGGGCAACACGCGCAACCTCGTCTGGCTTGCCAACCAGACCGACATGCTGCGCGCGTCGATGCTGACGGCGGCTAACACCGGCATCTTCCCGTTCCGCGACGAGATCAGGGCCGGGATGCTCAACAACATCCCGATCATCGACTCGGCGACTGTGCCTGCCAGGGCGCTGATCCTGGTCGACGCAGCCGACTTCGTCGTGGTCGGCGGCGAGGCCCCGCGCATGGAGATGAGCGATCAGGCCACGCTGCACATGGAGGACACTGCTCCTGCAGAGCTGGTCGATGGTGCGGGAGCAGCGGCTGCGCCGCAGCGCTCGCTGTTCCAGACCGACTCGCTCGCGCTGCGGATGATCATGCCGCTCAACTGGGTCCAGCGTCGTGCTGGCACGGTTGCCTGGACGCAGAACGTGACTTGGTAA
- a CDS encoding phage portal protein, which produces MGEYLNWWQMGYDPIGPSAQSPMVEACVSAYAQTVAMCPGDHWRLNSKGGRDRVKNSALARLLRHPNDYQSISDFLLNATRSLYLDGNCYALALRNDRYEIDELHLMKPEQSFPRIAIGGEIFYQLHGNDVISARLGESTVLVPMRDVLHIRLHTQRQRYPVPLIGESPIVAAYGDIGIGNAIARQQAAFYMNEARPSAVLSTDLVLDKDQVQALRDRWNDQAKALHQGGTPILTAGLKVQPWSVGGRDAATADMLKLSNEHIALAFRIPLQILGLGGAAYGSTELLMQSWIASGLGFCLNHIEEAFGVLFALKGQPDEYVEFDTAALLRSAMKDRIEALARGVQGGIFAPNEARQQEGLDAVAFGDEPRVQQQVVPLSAAGKIPPTPAPPSAPPAPLPPEKGNRDDIQREVRNLFRLTEHIGRRRLTP; this is translated from the coding sequence GTGGGCGAATATCTGAACTGGTGGCAGATGGGTTACGACCCTATCGGGCCGTCAGCGCAGTCGCCGATGGTGGAGGCCTGCGTCTCGGCCTATGCGCAAACCGTCGCCATGTGTCCTGGCGATCACTGGCGGCTGAACAGCAAGGGCGGGCGTGACCGGGTCAAGAACTCGGCGCTCGCCCGTTTGCTGCGTCATCCTAACGACTATCAGTCGATCAGCGACTTCCTGCTGAACGCGACCCGGTCACTGTATCTCGACGGCAACTGCTATGCGTTGGCGTTGAGGAACGACCGCTACGAGATCGACGAGCTGCACCTGATGAAACCGGAGCAGTCGTTTCCTCGCATCGCCATCGGCGGCGAAATCTTCTACCAGCTGCACGGCAACGACGTGATCTCGGCGAGGCTCGGCGAGTCCACCGTGCTGGTGCCGATGCGGGACGTGCTGCATATCCGGCTGCACACGCAGAGGCAGCGTTACCCGGTCCCGTTGATCGGCGAGAGCCCCATCGTTGCTGCCTATGGCGACATCGGGATCGGCAACGCTATCGCTCGCCAGCAGGCAGCGTTCTACATGAACGAGGCGCGGCCCTCGGCGGTGCTGTCTACCGACCTGGTCCTCGACAAGGATCAGGTCCAGGCGCTGCGCGACCGCTGGAACGACCAAGCCAAGGCTTTGCACCAGGGCGGCACGCCGATCCTGACGGCGGGGCTGAAGGTGCAGCCCTGGTCGGTCGGCGGCAGGGACGCGGCGACGGCCGATATGCTCAAGCTGTCGAACGAGCACATCGCGCTTGCCTTTCGCATTCCGCTGCAAATCCTCGGCCTCGGCGGTGCAGCCTACGGTTCGACCGAGCTGCTGATGCAAAGCTGGATCGCTTCGGGTCTGGGCTTCTGCCTCAACCACATCGAGGAAGCCTTCGGCGTGTTGTTCGCGCTGAAAGGCCAGCCCGACGAATATGTCGAGTTCGACACGGCGGCACTGCTTCGGTCGGCGATGAAGGACCGTATCGAAGCGCTGGCGCGCGGCGTCCAGGGCGGCATCTTCGCGCCCAACGAGGCTCGTCAGCAAGAGGGCCTCGACGCCGTCGCGTTCGGCGACGAGCCGCGCGTGCAGCAGCAAGTCGTTCCGTTGAGCGCAGCGGGAAAAATCCCGCCCACGCCTGCGCCGCCATCGGCACCACCGGCACCGCTCCCGCCCGAAAAAGGCAACCGCGATGACATTCAACGGGAAGTCAGAAACCTATTTAGGCTCACCGAACACATCGGACGGCGGCGACTTACTCCTTGA